A genomic region of Pseudochaenichthys georgianus chromosome 12, fPseGeo1.2, whole genome shotgun sequence contains the following coding sequences:
- the LOC117455753 gene encoding bile salt-activated lipase-like, translated as MEKLKILLAVVLSFGTASAASLGVVQTEGGSVQGRNIPLGFFRSVEVFKGIPFAAKPGTFEKPQPHPGWDGVLKATKFAQRCLQISLLQTSSFGSEDCLYLNIWVPHGKQVSSDLPVMIWIYGGGFLGGGSMGANFLNNYLYSGQEIADKGGVIVVSVGYRVGTLGFLSTGDSRLPGGISSLYSVTAHAAIAWVSRNIRSFGGDPGNITIFGESAGGASVSFQTLSPHNKGLFKRAISQSGVAFCPWAMNRNPRKTAEEVAEKVGCPIDDSLVACLKLIDAATLVMAAPRIQLGSPDSPGVLKLVLAPVVDGDFLPDQPEKLFHNTADIDYLSGVNNMDGHLFTSKDISSIGDKNQETSVEDVKRLLGAYTKETGQTGFEVAFIEYSSNWGSTPTRTTIKKAAVDIGTDFLFLVPAQTAIYLHAAHARSSRTFSYLLSEPSLLAGPGKPYNDWVGADHADDLQYVFGKPFTTPKAYGDHHRDLSGYIIAYWTNFARTGNPNKGNMQVPVNWPEFTSTGHQFLDIHAKMNESSVGHEMRLRFVRLWTSTLPNLQSHGVTDA; from the exons ATGGAGAAACTGAAGATTCTGCTTGCTGTTGTCTTATCTTTTGGGACGGCCTCAGCAGCCTCT CTTGGCGTGGTACAAACAGAAGGTGGCAGTGTTCAAGGAAGAAATATCCCCCTTGGTTTTTTCCGCTCTGTGGAAGTTTTCAAAGGAATTCCCTTCGCTGCCAAGCCTGGAACATTTGAGAAACCCCAACCTCACCCTGGCTGGGATG GCGTCCTTAAGGCAACTAAGTTTGCCCAGAGATGTCTCCAGATCAGCCTGCTCCAGACTTCAAGTTTTGGTTCTGAAGACTGCCTTTACCTCAACATCTGGGTTCCTCACGGCAAACAAG TGTCATCAGATCTCCCCGTCATGATTTGGATCTATGGAGGAGGCTTCTTGGGTGGTGGTTCAATGGGGGCAAACTTTCTCAACAACTATCTGTATAGCGGTCAGGAAATTGCAGACAAAGGCGGTGTCATTGTGGTGTCCGTGGGATACCGTGTGGGAACCCTGGGCTTCCTCAGTACTGGAGACTCTCGCTTACCTGGTGGGATAAGTTCTTTATATTCAGTAACTGCT CATGCTGCCATCGCATGGGTGAGCAGGAACATCCGCTCTTTTGGAGGAGACCCTGGTAACATCACCATCTTTGGAGAGTCAGCAGGTGGAGCTAGTGTCAGCTTCCAG ACACTCTCCCCCCACAACAAAGGGCTGTTCAAGAGAGCCATCTCCCAGAGCGGTGTTGCCTTCTGCCCCTGGGCTATGAACAGGAACCCACGCAAAACCGCAGAGgag GTTGCTGAGAAGGTCGGCTGCCCCATAGATGACTCGCTGGTGGCCTGTCTGAAATTAATTGATGCTGCAACTCTCGTCATGGCTGCCCCCAGAATCCAACTGGGCTCCCCTGACT CTCCCGGTGTGCTAAAACTGGTTCTGGCTCCTGTTGTTGATGGAGACTTCCTCCCCGATCAGCCTGAAAAATTGTTCCACAACACTGCTGACATCGATTACCTCTCAGGGGTTAATAACATGGATGGGCACCTGTTCACCTCCAAGGACATTTCCTCCATTGGGGACAAGAATCAAGAGACTTCTGT AGAAGATGTGAAGAGGCTCCTTGGTGCTTATACAAAAGAGACAGGGCAAACTGGTTTTGAGGTTGCCTTTATTGAATATTCATCCAACTGGGGATCAACACCCACCCGGACCACCATTAAGAAAGCTGCTGTAGACATTGGGACTGACTTCCTCTTCCTGGTTCCTGCACAGACTGCCATCTACCTGCATGCAGCTCACGCCAG GTCTAGCCGTACCTTCTCCTACCTGCTGTCCGAGCCCAGTTTATTGGCCGGACCGGGCAAACCCTACAATGACTGGGTGGGGGCCGACCATGCTGATGACCTGCAGTACGTGTTTGGAAAACCCTTCACCACACCTAAGGCTTATGGGGACCACCACAGAGACCTGTCTGGCTACATTATCGCCTACTGGACTAACTTCGCCAGAACTGG AAACCCTAACAAAGGAAACATGCAGGTTCCTGTGAACTGGCCTGAGTTCACCAGCACTGGACACCAGTTCCTGGACATCCATGCTAAGATGAATGAGAGCTCTGTTGGACATGAAATGAGGCTACGTTTTGTTCGCCTTTGGACCAGCACCCTTCCAAACCTCCAATCACATGGTGTCACAGATGCTTAG